The proteins below come from a single Bombus pyrosoma isolate SC7728 linkage group LG10, ASM1482585v1, whole genome shotgun sequence genomic window:
- the LOC122571575 gene encoding tudor domain-containing protein 7-like, with protein sequence MEREEVIKNVRACLISSKGGVKMDDLNKDYRLLIDENIPFRKLGYQSLVAFLRTVPSVKITEKGKDCFVEAVPTGESAHITKLIARQKTATKKYNKMVNTKRPTPFRKPMMTRNFGNIRSFNNNLYSQMSGKQNMHFSAMSTKITIHQNSEKPRYIQSNCGIPPSSPSKRLKDRQVNSVLSTNQSINKSKDETQIKNNLRTVTSVISQHSKNANINVEMLPKKISSPNERLKVNPHIPSLMDIRTNISTLPQSPEVLSPFSPGQVLADSKMKVQQSIKLPTALANARKIVPKLQPTDPREELKRRASVLNLPEPVYQICPTTIKNTKEPAVFAQVKIGPHGYSSYPEQAHTEDEAQKLAAKFALLDLTEKYGSSSCFNETKDKSIIKERVLSIIDAHPNGIFMHQIPMYYKQQYEEILPGNWEKVIETSSEIVLEKGVDNSVILRRFTSSDLREKIRNTISLKTDKIQLHPIGPVAPGQLQLPEEEFWIVSVTYVISTVEIWARIVGDAYSDEFDIMTTEMSKHYSNIQQSLKAPLIEIGNYYVVFEDESWHRVRCVDFNITTGMVTVSFIDHGDEDIYHYSRLQILDKKFCVLPAQALRLCLYGLEDFNDCDSTVIAIEKCLLDRALYVEVRNRKKDQNDLSATVVFYDTHGPDDINLNLELFKQISQNVLVAPKLDVEGQVSEVFISHVEQNGDVYVQVQSESMKLLVNLLNRLICTGLNTEDLESCIVTTVDSSKTYFVSVNNNWYRGKIVSDSFYNQLRAFLIDFGKTVTITKSNLLSLETLSQVLANYPPQALKVHLHNIGKSMFNEKMVAKLAELAPKGEPLIVKVVSSIKGTPVVELFKRIQPSNMLVSVNNTLALEEEITKTHGDGNNNIKPRKRIERMNSKFAGSEDDDVVKSLKPPKISGIGEYFDVHVTMAAHPGNFTVQPFDDKRSLESMMIQLQEACQVYKGPTPTPESVKEGKLYAAQHIDSHWYRVCISSIIKENMVSVYFCDFGDVSVLPLNKLQPLKSEFLELPYQAIKARLAGIRPINVDWSVEDSLRFQELVVDKNFVSIVYESKSDGFSPADTILGLKLIDVNTAEDIYIDQLLIEEGRATLND encoded by the exons atggaaagagaagaagtaataaaaaatgtacgtGCATGTCTCATATCTTCAAAAGGTGGAGTCAAGATGGATGATCTAAATA AAGATTATAGATTGCTCATTGATGAAAATATACCATTTCGAAAGTTAGGGTATCAATCTTTGGTTGCCTTTTTACGTACTGTCCCTAGTGttaaaattactgaaaaaggaaaagattgtTTTGTGGAGGCTGTACCTACTGGAGAATCTGCACATATTACAAAGTTAATTGCTCGACAAAAGACAgcaactaaaaaatataataaaatg GTGAATACCAAAAGACCAACACCATTTCGTAAGCCTATGATGACAAGAAATTTTGGCAATATAagaagttttaataataatttgtattcacAAATGAGTGGAAA ACAAAATATGCATTTTTCTGCAATGTCAACCAAAATTACTATTCATCAAAATAGTGAGAAACCCAGATATATACAATCTAATTGTGGTATACCACCAAGTTCTCCTAGTAAA agaCTGAAAGATAGACAAGTGAATTCTGTTTTATCAACAAACCAAAGTATTAACAAGTCTAAAGATGAGACACAAATAAAGAACAATCTAAGGACAGTAACATCTGTGATAAGTCAACATTCAAAGAATGCTAATATCAATGTGGAAATGCTTcctaaaaaaatttcaagtcCAAACGAGAGACTTAAAGTAAATCCTCATATTCCTTCATTGATGGATATACGCACCAACATTTCAACACTGCCTCAATCACCTGAAGTGTTGTCACCTTTCTCACCTGGGCAAGTTTTAGCAGATAGTAAAATGAAAGTTCAACAATCAATAAAATTACCT ACAGCATTAGCTAATGCTAGAAAAATTGTGCCAAAATTACAACCTACTGATCCGAGAGAAGAATTGAAACGAAGAGCTAGTGTATTAAATCTTCCAGAACCTGTGTATCAAATCTGTCCtacaacaattaaaaatactaagGAACCAGCTGTGTTTGCACAAGTTAAG atTGGTCCTCACGGATATTCAAGTTATCCGGAACAAGCACATACTGAGGACGAGGCACAAAAACTTGCGGCGAAATTTGCCTTGCTTGATCTAACCGAAAAATATGGTTCATCTTCCTGTTTTAATGAAACTAAAGACAAAAGCATAATAAAAGAACGAGTTTTGTCCATAATAGATGCTCATCCAAATGGTATCTTTATGCATCAGATACCCATGTATTATAAACAACAGTACGAGGAAATTTTACCTGGAAATTGGGAAAAAGTTATTGAGACGAGCTCAGAAATTGTTTTAGAAAAGGGTGTAGATAATTCGGTAATTCTACGTCGGTTTACCTCGTCGGATTTACGTGAAAAG atacgAAATACAATATCATTAAAGACAGATAAAATACAACTGCATCCAATTGGTCCTGTTGCACCTGGGCAATTGCAATTACCAGAAGAAGAATTTTGGATTGTGTCTGTTACATACGTTATAAGTACTGTTGAAATATGGGCTAGAATTGTAGGAGATGCATATAGT GATGAATTTGACATTATGACCACCGAAATGAGTAAACATTACAGTAATATCCAACAATCTCTAAAAGCACCACTtattgaaattggaaattactATGTTGTGTTTGAAGATGAATCATGGCACAGAGTTCGTTGTGTAGATTTTAATATCACAACTGGAATGGTTACAGTTTCATTTATCGATCATGGTGATGAGGATATTTACCATTATAGTAGATTACAAATATTGGATAAAAAGTTTTGTGTGCTTCCTGCTCAG gCATTAAGGCTGTGTCTTTATGGTTTGGAAGATTTCAATGACTGTGATAGCACTGTGATagcaattgaaaaatgtttgctTGACCGTGCTTTATATGTTGAAGTACGAAATCGCAAGAAAGATCAGAATGATCTCTCTGCGACAGTTGTGTTTTATGATACGCATGGACCAGATGacattaatttgaatttagaaTTGTTTAAACAAATCTCACAAAACGTATTAGTTGCTCCTAAATTAGACGTG gaGGGACAAGTATCAgaagtatttatttctcatGTAGAACAAAATGGTGATGTTTATGTACAAGTGCAGTCTGAAAGTATGAAACTTTtggttaatttattaaatcgatTAATATGTACTGGACTAAACACAGAAGATCTAGAGAGTTGCATTGTAACCACAGTTGATTCTAGTAAAACATACTTTGTgtcagtaaataataattggtaCAGGGGGAAAATCGTAAGTGACAGCTTTTACAATCAATTAAGagcatttttaattgattttggTAAGACTGTCACTATAACAAAAAgcaatcttctttctttagaAACATTATCTCAAGTTTTAGCAAATTATCCTCCTCAG GCATTGAAGGTACATCTTCATAACATTGGTAAATCAATGTTCAATGAAAAGATGGTTGCGAAACTTGCAGAACTTGCACCAAAAGGTGAACCACTTATTGTAAAAGTTGTATCATCTATAAAGGGGACACCAGTTgtggaattatttaaaagaattcaaCCAAGTAATATGCTTGTTTCTGTCAATAACACCTTGGCTCTTGAAGAGGAAATTACGAA AACACATGGGGATggtaacaataatataaaaccaaGGAAACGCATCGAACGTATGAATTCTAAATTCGCAGGAAGTGAAGACGATGACGTTGTAAAGTCTTTAAAACCACCAAAAATTTCAGGCATTGGCGAATATTTTGATGTTCATGTAACAATGGCTGCCCATCCCGGAAATTTTACTGTTCAACCATTTGACGATAAACGTTCATTAGag tcAATGATGATTCAATTACAAGAAGCTTGTCAAGTATACAAAGGTCCAACTCCAACCCCAGAATCAGTAAAAGAAGGCAAACTTTATGCAGCTCAACACATTGACAGTCACTGGTAtag ggTATGTATTTCAAGTatcattaaagaaaatatggtTAGCGTTTACTTCTGCGATTTCGGAGATGTATCAGTACtaccattaaataaattacaaccTTTGAAAAGTGAATTCTTAGAACTACCGTATCAAGCTATTAAAGCAAGACTTGCTG gTATACGACCGATTAACGTTGACTGGTCTGTTGAAGATAGTTTAAGGTTTCAAGAATTAGTCGtggataaaaattttgtatcaataGTTTACGAATCTAAGTCTGATGGATTTTCCCCGGCCGATACTATATTGGGTTTAAAATTGATAGATGTTAATACAGCTGAAGATATATACATCGATCAACTTTTAATTGAGGAAGGTCGAGCTACATTAAATGATTAA
- the LOC122571567 gene encoding polyadenylate-binding protein 1, whose protein sequence is MNPGAPNYPMASLYVGDLHSDITEAMLFEKFSSAGPVLSIRVCRDMITRRSLGYAYVNFQQPADAERALDTMNFDMIKGRPIRIMWSQRDPSLRKSGVGNVFIKNLDKNIDNKAMYDTFSAFGNILSCKVAQDESGVSKGYGFVHFETEEAANKSIDRVNGMLLNGKKVYVGKFIPRKEREKELGEKAKLFTNVYVKNFGEDMTDDKLKEMFEKYGTITSHKVMIKDDGKSRGFGFVAFEDPDAAEQAVLELNGKEVAEGKCMYVGRAQKKAERQQELKRKFEQLKLERLNRYQGVNLYVKNLDDSIDDERLRKEFAPFGTITSAKVMMEEGRSKGFGFVCFSAPEEATKAVTEMNGRIIVTKPLYVALAQRKEDRKAHLASQYMQRLANMRMQQMGQIFQPGGAGNYFVPTIPQPQRFYGPAQMAQIRTTPRWPAQPNQVRPNAQTGSSGFATMQGPFRAAPRAPTAQPGAMRSTLSARPITGQQTVGGANMQNRSMAGPAVGVSAQSRPSNYKYTSNMRNPPQAMAIPTPTPVQQAVHIQGQEPLTASMLAAAPPQEQKQMLGERLFPLIQCMYPQLTGKITGMLLEIDNSELLHMLEHNESLKAKVEEAVAVLQAHQAKQAVASKKE, encoded by the exons atgaatcCGGGAGCTCCAAATTACCCTATGGCCTCACTTTACGTGGGTGACTTGCATAGTGATATCACCGAGGCGATGCTTTTCGAGAAGTTTTCATCGGCTGGGCCCGTACTCTCGATACGCGTCTGTCGTGATATGATTACCCGACGTTCGCTCGGTTACGCTTATGTTAACTTCCAGCAGCCTGCTGATG CGGAGCGTGCTCTTGATACCATGAACTTTGACATGATAAAGGGGCGGCCAATTCGTATCATGTGGTCTCAACGTGATCCTTCTCTTCGAAAATCTGGTGTTGGAAAtgtctttattaaaaatttagataaaaacATAGACAATAAAGCAATGTATGATACGTTCTCTGCTTTTGGTAATATACTTAGTTGCAAAGTAGCTCAAGATGAATCTGGCGTTTCTAAAGGTTATGGTTTTGTGCATTTTGAAACTGAGGAAGCAGCAAATAAATCCATTGATAGAGTTAATGGCATGTTGCTTAATGGAAAAaag GTATATGTTGGTAAATTTATACCCCGCAAAGAACGCGAAAAGGAATTAGGAGAGAAAGCTAAGCTTTTCACCAACGTTTATGTAAAGAATTTTGGGGAAGATATGACAGACGACAAACTtaaagaaatgtttgaaaaatatgggACCATCACCAGTCATAAAGTAATGATTAAAGATGACGGAAAATCTCGAGGTTTCGGTTTTGTTGCTTTTGAGGATCCTGACGCAGCTGAACAAGCTGTACTTgaattaaatggaaaagagGTCGCTGAAGGAAAGTGTATGTACGTCGGACGGGCGCAAAAAAAGGCAGAGCGTCAGCAAGAACTTAAGAGGAAGTTTGAACAATTAAAACTAGAACGTTTAAATCGTTATCAAGGTGTAAATCTATACGTAAAGAATTTGGACGATAGTATAGATGACGAGCGGTTGCGCAAAGAATTTGCACCATTTGGAACAATTACCTCTGCTAAAGTTATGATGGAAGAAGGACGCAGCAAAGGCTTTGGATTTGTCTGTTTTTCTGCTCCTGAAGAAGCTACGAAAGCTGTAACGGAGATGAACGGTCGCATAATAGTTACTAAACCATTATATGTTGCTCTGGCTCAGCGTAAAGAAGATCGTAAAGCACATCTTGCTTCGCAATACATGCAACGTTTAGCAAACATGCGGATGCAGCAAATGGGTCAAATTTTTCAGCCTGGTGGTGCcggaaattatttcgttcccaCTATTCCACAGCCGCAAAGATTCTATGGACCTGCACAGATGGCCCAAATTCGTACAACTCCTCGTTGGCCAGCGCAACCTAATCAAGTACGACCCAATGCACAAACTGGAAGTTCAGGTTTCGCTACGATGCAAGGTCCATTTAGGGCTGCACCGCGTGCTCCTACTGCACAACCTGGTGCTATGCGAAGTACTTTGTCTGCTCGACCTATCACAG GTCAACAAACGGTTGGTGGTGCAAATATGCAAAATCGTTCCATGGCTGGTCCAGCAGTGGGAGTTTCAGCTCAAAGCCGTCCGTCAAATTACAAATACACTTCAAACATGCGTAATCCTCCACAAGCAATGGCAATTCCTACTCCTACTCCTGTTCAGCAAGCTGTTCATATTCAAGGTCAAGAACCACTAACTGCCTCAATGTTGGCAGCTGCTCCACCGCAAGAGCAGAAACAAATGTTGGGAGAGCGTCTCTTCCCATTGATTCAATGTATGTATCCGCAACTTACTGGGAAGATCACTGGGATGTTGTTGGAGATCGACAACTCAGAGCTCCTGCACATGTTGGAGCATAATGAATCGCTGAAAGCCAAGGTTGAAGAGGCCGTAGCTGTATTGCAAGCTCATCAGGCCAAACAGGCTGTGGCTTCTAAAAAAGAGTAA
- the LOC122571568 gene encoding cytochrome b-c1 complex subunit 7-like codes for MASLVRYIIQKYPNLQKWAYNASGFNKYGLYKDDLLWEDEDVLEALRRLPPHLVEERNFRIIRATQLDVQHKILPKEQWTKWEEDVEYLTPYVEEVRREQAERAKWNAE; via the exons ATGGCTAGTCTGGTTAGatacataatacaaaaatatc CAAACTTACAAAAGTGGGCATATAATGCTAGTGGATTTAATAAGTATg gTTTATATAAAGATGACCTTTTGTGGGAGGATGAAGATGTATTAGAAGCATTACGGCGACTACCACCTCATTTAGTAGAAGAACGTAATTTCCGAATTATCAGAGCCACACAGTTAGATGTTCAACATAAGATTTTACCAAAAGAACAATGGACTAAATGGGAAGAG GATGTAGAATACCTTACACCCTATGTAGAGGAAGTAAGAAGAGAACAGGCAGAAAGAGCAAAATGGAATGCagagtaa
- the LOC122571550 gene encoding sodium-dependent phosphate transporter 2 has protein sequence MSIPYDENLIWIVVVGFIVAFILAFGIGANDVANSFGTSVGAGVLTIFQACILATIFEIAGAVLIGYKVSDTMRKGILNVTLYEGHEKELMVGALSSLAGSGIWLILATALRLPISGTHSIVGATVGFSLVCKGTAGVKWVALANIAASWFASPVLSGIVSGAIFWVLRKSVLQSSKPLEQGLYILPLAYGLTIAINVISVAHDGPKLLMLDQVPWWGSVLAALGCGLFSAAIVYLFVVPWQRKRILLSLSSNKKTTTKFGTCDKKETTALSVISEVPSSSNSNGNAKEAAPKLRGNSSASPLLMVAGSDIEGTQTEIEKKNEEPPEVSQLFAFLQVLTAAFGSFAHGGNDVSNAIGPLIALWAVYAEGSAKQEAETPLLILLYGGLGISTGLWVWGRRVIQTLGQDLARITPTTGFTIEVGAAVTVLLASKAGLPVSTTHCKVGSVVCVGWASRGGEGVSWKLFRNIAFAWLITVPVAGCLSAGCMAIFKEIISL, from the exons atgagcATACCatacgatgaaaatttgatatggATAGTAGTGGTTGGATTCATAGTGGCCTTTATTTTGGCATTTGGAATCGGAGCTAATGATGTTGCAAATAGTTTTGGAACAAGTGTTGGTGCAGGAGTACTTACAATATTCCAAGCTTGCATTTTGGCAACAATCTTTGAAATTGCTGGAGCTGTACTCATTGGCTATaaa GTTTCTGATACTATGAGGAAAGGTATACTAAATGTGACATTATACGAAGGCcatgaaaaagaattaatggTAGGAGCATTATCTAGTTTAGCTGGATCTGGTATCTGGTTAATACTAGCAACAGCATTGCGATTACCTATTTCTGGAACGCATTCCATTGTTGGTGCTACAGTTGGTTTCTCACTTGTGTGTAAAGGTACTGCAGGg GTCAAGTGGGTAGCTCTTGCAAACATAGCAGCATCTTGGTTTGCAAGCCCTGTACTTAGCGGAATTGTATCAGGTGCTATATTTTGGGTTCTAAGAAAATCAGTACTTCAATCTAGTAAGCCTTTAGAACAAGGTCTTTATATTCTCCCATTAGCATATGGACTTACTATTGCTATTAATGTTATATCAGTTGCACATGATGGACctaaac TTTTGATGTTAGATCAAGTGCCATGGTGGGGTAGTGTACTTGCTGCATTAGGTTGTGGTTTATTTTCAGCTgcaattgtttatttatttgttgtacCATGGCAAAGGAAAAGGATATTACTTTCATTAAGTAGCAACAAAAAAACAACAACTAAGTTTGGTACCtgtgataaaaaagaaacaacagcattatctgttatttctgaAGTTCcaagtagtagtaatagtaatgGTAATGCAAAAGAAGCAGCGCCAAAATTACGTGGCAATAGCAGTGCCAGCCCTCTCTTAATGGTAGCAGGATCAGACATTGAAGGAACTCaaactgaaattgaaaaaaaaaacgaagaaccACCAGAAGTATCTCAACTCTTTGCTTTTTTGCAAGTATTAACTGCAGCATTTGGCAGTTTTGCTCATGGTGGTAATGATGTTAGTAATGCAATTGGTCCACTTATTGCACTCTGGGCTGTGTATGCAGAGGGATCAGCTAAGCAAGAAGCAGAAACCCCACTGCTTATATTACTTTATGGTGGTTTAGGAATATCGACTGGTCTTTGGGTATGGGGACGTAGAGTAATACAAACTTTAGGACAAGATTTAGCACGGATTACACCAACTACTGGATTTACTATAGAG gtAGGAGCAGCAGTAACAGTTTTGTTGGCAAGTAAGGCTGGTTTACCTGTGTCAACAACTCATTGTAAAGTGGGATCTGTTGTCTGTGTGGGATGGGCTTCGCGAGGTGGTGAGGGAGTTTCGTGGaagttatttcgtaatattgcATTTGCATGGTTAATTACGGTGCCAGTGGCTGGCTGCTTGTCTGCAGGATGTATGGCTATCTTTAAGGAAATAATTAGTTTGTGA
- the LOC122571691 gene encoding EF-hand domain-containing protein 1-like produces MENLPLIPGYTFQDPNIKDYRLLQKFHFLNGYRVVRDRHSGIGGRPIDIASSAYVKEEDSVQFSYDPSLTYGRVKEYAYRQFIPHYALFAQKCLCFKAFFRQGVFNSPDEHFRIRHVNIIYHLENDTVCVIEPAIDNVGFQQGKLVRRDKIIKNINGDTFHWKDFNVGIDVCIYGVVYHIIDCDLFTREYLNSQGIDVGDKEEPPVDPYTELRLSKQKTLTCITKISDDDRRRFLEYDKMVLLFTATWDDDIYQIMYFLTDDTIAVREVQKPNSGKDPVPMLLKRMKVPKDWKNLPSTYPATYMEYGDPEIIEYYTPSDFLIGGTVFIFNRRFLLHDCDSFTRKYYSDMLGITQPEAVPFPTKDVIAAAEYKPPPHIIFGTAEDTYVSCLSFIPEPPKKDVIRQLLNFPKKLRYSMKIDMVHPEDKSRDFILEYSLSDGTVLVQELQKRNSGRREGCFLKATLVAKPKTGRDNPEYYTPQDFYIGAKINIFNHYFIITGADLFVHRYIETNPEKFPQNVRDSIRNYLVKQNLLSADIGIETKKIQDNEETKLQSLEPSRETVARDINMKQCIKDFEIQTKCRYEGEHGELRPRTPPPEELCPDLITNNKQSSHQDPKTFTENKAKK; encoded by the exons atggaAAATCTACCACTTATACCAGGCTATACATTTCAAGATCCAAAT ATCAAAGACTATAggttattacaaaaatttcattttttaaatggttATCGTGTAGTACGTGATAGACACAGTGGTATCGGAGGAAGACCAATAGATATTGCATCTAGTGCTTATGTAAAAGAAGAGGATTCTGTACA atttagttaTGATCCATCATTAACATATGGTCGTGTAAAGGAATATGCATATCGACAATTCATTCCACACTATGCGCTATTTGCGCAGAAATGCCTCTGCTTTAAAGCGTTTTTTCGTCAAGGAGTTTTTAATTCTCCAGATGAACATTTTCGTATACGtcatgttaatataatatatcatttgGAGAATGATACTGTATGTGTAATTGAGCCTGCAATTGATAATGTCGGCTTTCAGCAAGGGAAGCTTGTTAGacgtgataaaattataaaaaatataaatggcGACACATTTCATTGGAAAGATTTTAATGTTGGAATTGACGTAT GTATTTATGGTGTAGTCTATCATATTATTGATTGCGATCTATTTACTAGAGAGTATTTAAATAGCCAAGGTATAGATGTTGGAGATAAGGAAGAACCTCCTGTAGATCCTTATACAGAACTGAGATTGAGCAAGCAGAAAACACTAACttgtattacaaaaatatcagaTGATGATAGACGACGATTTTTAGAATATGATAAAATGGTATTATTGTTTACTGCAACTTGGGATGACGATATTTATCAGATTATGTATTTCTTGACGGACGATACGATCGCTGTTCGTGAAGTACAAAAACCGAATAGCGGGAAAGATCCGGTACCAATGctattaaaaagaatgaaagtgCCAAAGGattggaaaaatttaccaTCAACTTATCCTGCTACATATATGGAATATGGCGATCCAGAGATCATTGAATACTATACACCAAGTGACTTTTTA ATAGGTGGCAcagtttttatattcaatCGACGATTTCTTTTGCATGATTGTGACTCCTTCacacgaaaatattattcagatATGTTAGGAATAACGCAACCGGAAGCAGTTCCTTTTCCAACGAAAGATGTTATAGCTGCAGCAGAGTATAAACCTCCACCACATATAATCTTCGGTACAGCTGAAGATACTTACGTTTCTTGTCTATCATTTATACCGGAACCACCTAAGAAAGATGTCATTCGACAACTTCTTAATTTCCCTAAAAAACTACgttattctatgaaaatagATATGGTACATCCGGAGGATAAAAGTCGCGACTTTATTTTAGAATACAGTTTAAGTGACGGTACTGTACTCGTACAGGAACTTCAAAAACGTAATTCAGGACGTCGCGAAGGTTGTTTCTTAAAAGCAACATTGGTTGCGAAACCAAAGACTGGAAGAGATAATCCAGAATATTATACCCCTCAAGATTTCTATATTGgtgcaaaaattaatatttttaatcattatttcataataactGGCGCTGATCTCTTTGTGCATCGTTACATTGAGACGAATCCTGAAAAGTTTCCACAAAATGTACGAGATAgtattcgtaattatttagTTAAGCAAAATTTACTTTCCGCCGATATAGggatagaaacgaaaaagattcaagataatgaagaaacgaaattgcaATCGCTCGAACCGTCTAGAGAGACCGTTGCAAGAGatattaatatgaaacaatgTATAAAggattttgaaattcaaactAAATGTCGATATGAAGGAGAACATGGTGAATTACGACCACGCACACCACCACCAGAAGAGCTTTGTCCagatttaataacaaataataaacaatcATCTCATCAAGATCCAAAGACATTTACTGAAAACAAAgcaaaaaagtaa
- the LOC122571516 gene encoding YTH domain-containing family protein 3-like, with product MSTGLAGAVSNQRMKGQTNSQVSNGPKEHQQQQQTEHAGGEDTGFDSWRGGNSTHHSSYPIGTGDPYSPYYASTSFPYQTFGAGDGTWSNGTDPVAFLSGYGGQIGHDAYGMDGMFSASAGGGFSTFGQPAFNYFHGNGDFSAWGTPRKTRYEDYYPPRGNENYPTPSNAEIKTIEQSVQGLSLGSGEVPRQEQTSSNQSIKPEAKEPRKITWASVASQPAKPVPPLSSSQGMKKKAGMPPPPIVPGKHNMDIGTWGEGKSSAPPPTAPPPPQVQPPVPPPPPLAQRQRPPPPPPCWNRQPTTPPSPPQSQIHMPQQQQHQHQQQQQQQQQQQQQQQQQQQQQQQQQLQPQQQQITQSQSHPVLDKLKVKNDYNPVEFDETAPGARFFVIKSYSEDDIHRSIKYEIWCSTEHGNKRLDQAYKEASCEGAPLYLFFSVNGSGHFCGMAQMVSPVDYKSNSSVWSQDKWKGQFRVRWIYVKDVPNVQLRHIRLENNENKPVTNSRDAQEVPHAKGITVLRILHTYRHSTSIFDDFGHYERKQAEEDQRKAPSNAIQHHHSSNHRNRGHSDLSRDHHPHQSHLHHQRKDRDGGRGRGRGGSRQ from the exons ATGTCAACTGGATTGGCAGGTGCTGTTTCAAATCAG CGGATGAAAGGACAAACTAACAGTCAAG TGAGCAATGGTCCTAAAGAACACCAGCAGCAACAACAGACAGAACATGCTGGTGGAGAAGATACTGGATTTGATTCATGGAGAGGAGGCAATAGTACACATCATTCTAGTTATCCAATTGGAACTGGTGATCCATATAGCCCTTACTATGCAAGTACTTCATTCCCTTATCAAACATTTGGTGCTGGGGATGGTACTTGGTCAAATGGAACAGACCCAGTTGCGTTTCTTTCTGGCTATGGAGGTCAAATAGGTCACGATGCATATGGCATGGATGGAATGTTTTCTGCTAGTGCAGGAGGTGGTTTTAGTACATTTGGTCAGCctgcttttaattattttcatggaaatggTGATTTTAGTGCTTGGGGCACTCCAAGAAAAACACGCTATGAAGATTATTATCCTCCAcgtggaaatgaaaattatccaACACCTAGTAACGCAGAAATTAAGACTATTGAACAAAGTGTGCAAGGCTTGTCACTAGGAAGTGGAGAAGTTCCACGTCAAGAACAAACTTCATCTAATCAATCAATAAAACCAGAAGCAAAAGAACCTAGAAAGATAACATGGGCCAGTGTTGCAAGTCAACCTGCAAAGCCTGTTCCTCCACTTTCATCTTCTCaaggaatgaaaaaaaaggcTGGAATGCCACCACCACCTATTGTGCCAGGGAAGCACAATATGGACATTGGAACATGGGGTGAAGGTAAATCTTCTGCACCTCCTCCAACAGCACCACCGCCACCACAAGTACAGCCTCCTGTTCCACCACCTCCGCCACTGGCTCAGAGACAGAgacctcctcctcctccaccaTGTTGGAATAGACAACCTACAACACCTCCATCACCTCCACAATCGCAGATTCATATGCCCCAACAACAACAGCACCAACatcaacagcagcagcagcagcagcagcaacaacagcagcagcagcagcagcaacaacagcagcaacaacagcagcaactGCAGCCACAACAGCAGCAAATTACACAATCACAGTCGCATCCTGTCTTAGATAAGCTGAAAGTGAAGAATGATTATAATCCTGTAGAATTTGATGAAACTGCTCCTGGAGCTAGGTTTTTTGTAATCAAATCTTACTCTGAGGATGATATTCATAGATCCATTAAATATGAGATTTGGTGCAGTACTGAGCATGGTAATAAAAGATTGGATCAAGCATATAAAGAAGCCAGTTGTGAAGGTGCGCCTTtatatttgttcttttctgTCAATGGATCTGGTCACTTTTGTGGTATGGCACAAATGGTGTCACCTGTTGACTATAAGAGCAATAGCTCTGTATGGTCTCAAGATAAATGGAAAGGCCAATTTCGTGTACGTTGGATTTATGTTAAAGATGTTCCTAATGTGCAACTTCGTCACATTAGACtagaaaacaatgaaaataaaccAGTGACTAATTCAAGGGATGCACAGGAAGTCCCTCATGCAAAAGGCATAACAGTGCTGCGTATATTACATACTTATCGACATTCAACTAGCATTTTTGATGACTTTGGACATTATGAACGTAAACAAGCAGAAGAAGATCAACGTAAGGCTCCATCAAATGCTATACAACATCATCATTCTTCCAATCATAGAAATAGAGGACATTCAGATTTATCAAGGGATCATCATCCTCATCAATCGCATTTACATCATCAACGCAAA GATCGGGATGGTGGTCGTGGTAGAGGCAGAGGAGGTTCACGCCAGTAG